The DNA region AGAAGTCGTTGCCTTCTTTATCTTTAGAGGAGAGAGGGATCATAAAGGCAAGTGCTACACCGGCAAGTGTGGCATGGACTCCTGATTTGAGCACGGATACCCATAGAATGATACCCACAACCATATAGGCTGATTTAATGGCTATATTCATACGGTTCATCACAAAAAGTACAAAAAGTGCGATCGCTGCAATAGTAATAGACATGGTTGACAGCTCACTGGTGTAAAAGAATGCAATGATCAAAATGGCACCCAAGTCATCGATAATAGCCAATGCCATCAAAAATACTTTTAAAGAGACAGGAACCCTTTTCCCCAGTAAAGATAAAATACCTAAGGCAAATGCTATATCTGTAGCAGTAGGGATCGCCCACCCATTCATAGAAAAATCTTCACCTCTATTGAATGCGATGAAAATTAAAGCAGGTACGAGCATACCACCCAGTGCAGCGATACCCGGCAAAGTGATCTGTGAGAGTGAAGAGAGATGACCTTCTCTCACTTCACGTTTAATTTCAAGACCTATAACGAGAAAGAATACGGCCATGAGTCCGTCATTGACCCATAAAAGGAGCGGTTTGGCTATCTGGAGATCACCAAAGCGTATTTCAACCGGCGTATGTAAAAAACTTGTATAGAATGATGACATAAAAGAATTTTGCAGCAGCAATGCTAGAATAGTGGCAATGATCAGTAAAATCCCTGCGGATGATTCTTTTTTGATGAAATCCTGAAGAAACTGTGTGAACATGATTTTTAACCCTTTGTTATCAATTGGATTATTCTAGCTAAAATTTACTAATCAAAATAAATAGTTGGTTAATATTGACAATTATATGAGAATGAACTAGAATAAGAACAAAGGAGTTATGAGATGAAAAAGAATATAGAAGAAGTCATAGAGCATGTGCAAAAATCAACTGAAGTATCTGAAGAGAATAAACCATTGATCTTAGAGAAACTCAAAGAGTGGAAAGAAGAGGATGATGCTATTGCAGAGGTCTCTGTACGGTTTGAAAACTGGTGGATTGAGATGGAACCTATCTTTGCTGAACTGGGTTGGATATAAATTGGTGGAAATATATACACAATATACCTATGAAAAAAGATGGCAGAAAACCAGTGAAAAAGATGCACTTCGTATGATAGCAGAAGAGATGCCTGAAACAGATCCAGAGTCTACTTTAAAGTATATCATCTCGCAGATTGAAAAGGGAAAGATCATTACTCTGGGTGAGTGCAGGTTTAGTTCCAAAGCTATATCATAGATTATTTTATAGCTAAAACATATATCCTTAAAAGGAGAGTTTTATGAAAGATTTTATGAGTGAGGTCGCTGTTCTTTTTTCTTATCCTAAAAATCTCATTATATTAGCCATTAGACTGATCTTGTCCTACGGATTTGCCACACCGGCTTTACTTAAGATCAATAACCTGGAAGATACGGTAACATGGTTTGACAGTATGTCTATACCTCTACCCTTTTTATCGACCTATCTCGTTTCAAGCATTGAAACCATAGGTATTATCCTTTTGTTTTTAGGACTTTTTACCCGTTATATCTCTATTTTACTTTCGTGTGTGATGGTGGGTGCCATATTTTTCGTCCATATAGAAAATGGTTTTTCTGTTGCAGATAATGGATTCGAAATACCACTTTACTATCTACTTTTTCTTGTCTTCCTTGCCACTTTTGGTGCAGGCAAATATAGTTTAGACAGAGTTTTGTTTAAGGATGCCAGATGACTAAAGAAAATCTATTCTCCTATTTTCCTCTTTTTTCTTCAGATTGGGGTGTGTTCATTAAACTATTACTCATTATATTGATACTGGTGCTTATCAATATCGCAATTTATGATAGATTTATACAAAGAAAAAACCAACTTCTGATTAATTTTCCTCTTATAGGACGTATGAGATATCTTTTTTATATGTTACGGAACCCAATGCGTCAATATTTTGGTGATGAGACATTTTATGATTCTTTTGAAAAAATTGATTGGATCAATAAAGTGTCACATGGAGAAAACCCTTATTTGTCCTTTTCCCCTTCAAATCCTTACGGTAATCAAAAATCACTTTTTAGACATGCCAATTTTGTCAATGAACTGCATGAAGTACAAGCTGAGTTTTCCGTACGATTTGGTGAAAATAGAAAAATACCCTTTGAAAGTAAAAGTATCATAGGCAGATCAGCTATGAGTGATGGGGCGGTATCACCGGAGGGAACACGCGCTTATGCTCGTGGTGCTTTTAATGGACAGTTTCCTATCAATACGGGGGAGGGCGGTTTGACCTCTAACTTCCTTGCAACACTCAACCTCAAGGATTGTGAAAATTCTTATCTTGAGATGAAAGAGGGAACATGGTTCGCCAAGTCTATCTATAGAATAATGAGATTCTTTACCAATAGAGAAGTGTCTCAACGCCTTTATAGACATATGGTCGTACGACAAAAAGATAGAGGGTCTTTTATATTTGATAGAACCAGATTGGTCTATTTTCGCATTAATTGGCATAGTCCCTTAGAGTCATTTCCCGAATCCATATCCGAAGGTATACCGGATATTACGTTCCAGATGGGAAGCGGCCTGTATGGTGTAAGAGATGAGGAGGGGAATTTCAGTGATGACCTTTACCAAAAAGTGATGCGTTTCTGTCGTATGACCGAAGTAAAACTGGCACAGGGGGCAAAACAGACAGGAGGTAAGCTTCTTGCAACGAAGGTCAGTGATGATATTGCTTACTATAGAGGTGTTCCTGCCCATAAAGACCTGGTAAGCCCTAACCGTTTTCCTTATGCTACCGATATGGAGACATTTTTTGACTTTATTGAACGCTTACAGAAGTTATCCGATAAACCAGTAGGTTTTAAGATCGTTATCTCATCACGAGAGAATTTTGAGACCTATGCGAAAGCGCTGAAAAACAGAGTCTCAGAGGGGAAAGATATTGCTGATTTTATTACGATTGATGGTGGGGATGGTGGTTCAGCAACTGCACCGTTGGAGATGATGAGTAAAATAGGTCTACCGATACGTGAAGCACTCCTTATAGTCAATCAAGTGCTCAACGAGTATGAACTCAGAGAGCATATTAAGATCATAGCGAGTGAGAAGGTACTGACACCTGATGATGTCGTTGATCTGCTTTGTCATGGTGCTGATTTTATCAATATTGCCAGAGGTTTTATGATCGCAGCAGGTTGTATACGTGCGAGAGAGTGTAGTGGTGCAAACGGTAGAGACTGTCCTGTCGGGCTTAATACCATGAATGAAGCCAAAAGAAGTAAATATCTTGTCATTGAAAAATCAAAGCACATCGCATTCTATCATCATCAACTCCTTCATGGTGTACGTACACTGCTTGCCGTAATGGGTAAGAGACACATCGATGAGCTCAGTATGGATGATGTTATACTGCGTTCTATCAAAAAAGAGACGAATCAACCCTACTGTTCAACTAAAGTATAAATACTTCCTCTTTATAAAGTGTGATATCTTGTTTCACACTTTCTTCATACTTCTATTTTATACTGCTTTCGTAATTAATACATATTCTAAAAGGATTAACATGAATAAGAATACTATTAAAGATAGAAGAAGTTTTTTAACTAAAATGTTGGTTGCAGGTGCAAGTGGTGTAACATTACTTTCATCTTCAGCTTATGCAAAAAAAGAGACTACGGATACTACTGTTGTATTGACTGAAGATCAAAAAGATATGCTCTTCTATATATACCAGGAAGAAAAGGTCGCTAGAGATGTATATATTACTTTAGGTAATATCTATACAGATGAAAATACTTTTGCCTCGATTCAGGTATCAGAACAGAGACATATGGATTCGGCAAGAGAACTTTGTGAAAAATATGGTGTGGATACTTCAGGTGTAGATGAAGATGCTGTAGGAAGCTTTGTATTGCCTGTACTGCAAGAGCTCTATGATACCTGTGTGAGTGAAGGTGAAGAAACACTTCTTGACGCACTCAAAATAGGCGAATTAATCGAATATACTGACATAGAAGATCTGGAACATGCGGCTGAAGGTATGCCAGAAGATGTAGTCTCTGTATTTGAAAGCCTTAAAGAAGGTAGTTTAAGTCACCTTGATGCATTTCAGGCAGCGATTGAAAGAGTATAATCTATGATGTTAAAAAACAGTAGCAAGACGTACTCACTGTTAGAGCCTAAAGATATACTCAGTGTTTACTATACATCATTATATAGTGGTGATCTCTCAACGATCAAAGAGTTGATGACACCAGAGTCATATATGATGACTCTGGAAACGTTTGGTTTAAGATTATCATTGAGAGACCCAGAGTTCAAGTCACATTTAAAAGTGATAGGAAAAGATGCAGATGCATTGAGTGAAGTCGAACATAAACTCTCTTATGATCTTATTTCCAGAAAAAAGTCGCCTGTGATCAAAATGAAGTCTGTATCATGGAACGGTGAAGAACGACAGACCATTAACTATACAGAAGATGGTAAAATAAAGAAACTCTATTTTTCAAAAGAGAAAGATGGCTGGAAGATCAACTACTATGCCGGACGTAAAGTCGCGTAAATACTTACATCTTATTTATTAAATTTTTGTTCTGGCCATACCAGTCTAAATGTACTCCCTTTTTTAGGCTCTGACTCCAGTTCGATCTTTATATGATACTCTTTACAGATCTGATTCACTATATCCAATCCCACACCAAATCCGCCATGTAAACTGTTCGTGGATTTAAAACGATCAAAGATACTTTTTTGATCTTCTTTTGAAATACCGATGCCATTATCTTTTACAGAGAAATAGTTCTCAGTCAAACTTACTTCGATCTCACCGTTTTTTTTAGAGAACTTTATCGCATTTGAGAGAAGGTTGTCTATAAGCAAGATAAGTTTTCGTTGATCCATATAGATCGTCTTGGGTTGTAATGCAGTGCTGACCTTTAGCCCTTTAAACTGTATGAGTGTATCCATATACTTGATTCTTTCAAGGATCACCTCTTTGACATCTATTGGTGTGTCTTCATACTCTATATAGTCATGAAAAGAAGCAAAAGAGAGGTCTCGGTAAAGACTGGAGAGGGTTTTGGTTGCGATATCTATACGATCAAGTGAGCGAATCTGTTTTGCATCGAGATTGTGTTTGTCCATATGTTCATAGCTCATGAGTATCGTACTGATGGGAGTATTCATCTCATGGGTGGCATCTTTCATGAATTTGGTGAGAGAGGCGATGGATCTTTTGATGGGAGATAACATGATCTTGGCCAAGAGAAGTGCGACAAAAAGTATAAAAATAAATCCATAAAAAGCTATGAGAGTGATCTCTTCAAGGATCTCATTTAACTGTTGTACATCAAGAGGTTTCTTGATCACTATGTATTTAACATCAAGATACTCTTTGTAGAGTGTCTCTACAAGATAGTATTCGTCATCATCGGCATAGAAGAGTTTGGAAAAATCAATATCATCCATGAATGTGGAAGCGAGGAGTTCTCTTTCGTTATCATAGAGTGCGATGTCATACCCCTCTTCATAAAAAGTGAATTGCTCACTTTTGTTCATATGGTAGTATTCCAACTGTGCATTGATACTTCTCGCTTTGTATCGCATTTCCAAATGCATCTTCTCGATCAAAGCATTCTTACGGTCTATATAATAAAGATACCCCACCCATGTGGCTAAAATACTGAGTGACCCCAGGTAGACCACCATGAAAATAATGACACTTTTGGTACTAGCCTTCATCAGTCTGAAGTTTCCATTTCAAACCTGTAACCAAGACCTCTAAGGTTCTGTATCATATCTTTGGTCAGGTGTTTTCTAAGATTTTTTATATGTGCCCTTAGAGATTCAGCTGAGGCTGTTTCATCATAGTCCCAAAGTACATCATACAGACTTTCAAATGTGACGACCTCATTGGGATGTTTCAAAAAGTGTTTAAGCAGTTTAAGTTCTTTTTGCGGCAGAGAAACACTCTCTCCACCTGTATGGAGTAATTCTGTATCTATATCAAAAGTGATATCTTTATCTATCTGTATCATGTTAGAACGTTTTTGTGCAAAAGAACGCTTCTGGATGTTTTTAATACGTAAAAGAAGTTCGGTAAGTTCGAAAGGTTTTTTGAGGTAATCATCTGCACCGCTTTCAAAGCCTTGTGATACATCCTCTATGTCATTGAGAGATGTGACAAATATCGTAGGGGTGGCATCACCATTGTCTCGCAGTGTTTTCAATAGATCAAAACCTTTGATCGCAGGCACATTGACATCGAAGATATAGAGGTCATACTGTGTCTCATAGGCTCTATTCAGTGCTTCTTCCCCATCATAGACAAGGTCTAGCTCAAAATCATTGTCTTCAAGATACTCTGACATGATATCGGCCAAACCTATATCGTCTTCCAATAATAAAATTTTCATCGGCACTCCTGATATTTACTATGATTATAACATACTCAGGAAAAGAGTTTTTCATACTTCTTTCATACTTTTTTACTATAATAAACAAAAATTGAGTAAGGTGCTAATGATGAAATGTAAATATATACTTCCTACACTTTGTATATTTGGCGCCATGTCACTTCATGCAGAGGAGAAAGGATTAGGGAATATCCTTCAACAAGCAGGTCAGAAGAAAGCACTGACCAAACCTGAGCCTCAAAAGAAACCTTCTAAAAAGAAGAAACGTTTTGTATTTAAAGATGAATATAAATCAAATGGTATAGGATCTGGAAATGAAGCTGCGGCCGAAAAAAAATCAGAAAGTTATGACTATGACAACAGATCAAGGTTTAAATTCAAATTCAATGATGGTTCGGCACAGGGTAACTTCATGAGTGGATATGGTGGTAATTCAGGCATGGGAGGATCCATGGGTGGTGGATCAGGTAGCGGTGGCGGAGGAGGTCGAAGATAGACCTCTTTTACTTCATAGATGCTTCACACTCTTATTTTATACTTTGAATGTAACACATAATATTTACTTTCAAAGGACATACCATGAAAAAAACCTTATTGACATTGGGTGCTGTAGCACTTTTAGCCACTCCTTCTTTATTTGCTGCAGAAGATAGTTTGCAAGAACATCTTAGAATGGAACAAAAACTTCAACAACAGTATCAAAAAAGACTCAAAGACGGTAGTGAAAAAAACCAATATAAATATAATTATCAAAAACAGTATGAGTATAAAGGTACAAACCCAAATAGATCAAATAATGGATCAATGGGTGGACAAAGAGGTGGTGGCGGTGGCGGTCGTCACTAAAAAGTACTATTTATATAGTACAACCTAATTTGAAGGGTATCTGTGACCAACAACGATACCCTTCTGTATAATAGAGCTACATATTCAGATCATGAATATAGGTAGCAAGCTCATGAAGTTCTTCATTAGAGTGTTTATTGACAAAATCTTTTTTTAAATTTTGCACAAAAGGCATTGCTTTTCTTTCTCCTGACGCGTAGTTTATAAGTGCTTTTTCTATCTCTTCGACCGACATCTCTTTTATCGCTTTAGAGGTTCCCATGGCTTTCATATCACCATTTACACCGTGACAGCTCGCACATTTTTGCACATAAGCATTCTGTGCAGGTGAGGCAGAAAGAATACTCACTGTTAAAAGTGATACGCCAATTTTTATGAAGTTCATACTACTCCTTTTCAATTATTTTTACTCTATTATATACTTATATCATTTGAATTCAGGTTATCTATCTTGCTTCTTTATAGTCAGTTGTGCTAGAATAAACAGATAGTACAAGGCTATTTTAAAGGAAGGGAGTAAGAATGATAAAAATGAACAGACAGAGTTTGGTAGCAGTGGGGCTGCTTGGATTCATCAGTTTGACAAGTGAAGTGAAGGCTATGCCTTTGTTTGCTACACAGACAGGTATGGATTGTAAGGCATGTCACATACAACACATAGAAAGGCTCAACAAATTTGGTAGAAAGTTTTTGGCCTCAGGTATGACCATCAGCCAGAAATTTACAGATGCAAACAGCAGCGGGTCAGATATCAATCCATCAGTGATGTTCAAGTCCATCTATGAAAAAACAGATAATAAACCGAGTGAATCTGGAGTTGTCAAAGATACGACTGTAACAAATGACGGTATTTTATCTGTACCTAGAACTGCTGCACTGTATGTAGGGGGAAGGGTAACAAACAATGTTGGTGCCCTTGTCAATCTTTCTTATAAATCTCAGAATGATCATTCTGTTTCAGGTAAAATGGTCTATGCACAAGAGATCCAAGATGGATATATGGGATTAGCAGCGTACTCTACAGCTGACTTTGGTCCTTTCTCCGGTATGGAGATCTACAATTCAGGTCTTTATAAACCGTTTAGAACATTTGATATAAGAAGACTTTCCAATGCACTACAAGCAACAGAGATAGGTACTGGTGCTGCAACTGGTCTACAGGCTTACTTTGACAAAGACGGCGCATTGGCAGATGGTGATCATCTTTTTGCAACTGTAGGTATGTATGCGCAGGGGCAGGACAATGTTCAAATGGAGCTAACAAGCAACCTGATCCCATTTGCGAGATTAGCATATGAATATCCTGTAGGAGAGTATAATCTTATATTAGGTGGATTTATTATGAGCGGTGGAGAGACAGTAGATGCTACAAGTTCTCTCAGTATAGAACGTAAAACCTACGGAATGGATTTTATGGTTGAAGGGTATATAGGTGATAAAAGTGCAACTTTGACGATGAGTAAAGTCTTTAAAAACGAAGTAACTTATACAGGTATCGGTGCTGGTACATCCAAAGATCTTGATAATTTAGACAATGAAGCATTCTCCATAGGTGGAGAAGTGAACCTTACTCCGGAGTTTGGTATGAAACTCTCATATCTTACTTTCAATGATGTTTATGATTATGCAGATGGTGGAAAGGGAAGACTGAAACACATCAATGTAAAAGATCTGGACAATGCCATTACTGTAGGTATGGACTATTCATTCAAGTACTACCTACCTATGAAGCTGACTGTAGAACATAGCTGGGCGAAGCCATCAAGATCAGATATAGAAGACTATAGAGACTTCCTCGTTAGTTTCAATATGTTGTTCTAAAAATATAAATATAATTTAACATTGACTTAACATTTATTAAGTACAATAGAATGTATAGTAAAAATATCGGGGAGATAAAATCATGAAAAAAAACTATAAAAATAAAATTTTAGGTATGAGTGTAGCGGCAGCAATGTTACTTAGTAGTAATGTATATGCAGGTAAGATTATTGGAGTCGATGCAGGTACACCGCATACTCTTACTGAACCACTTCCAACGCAGTATGGTTTTGGTGGATGGAATTTAGGTAATGTTGACGTGAGAATGGTTAATGCGGAGACTGGTGAGGCGACGGGGTTAACCTTTAATGAGTCGAATGGAACATATGATATTATGACTTATGGTGATTCTTTTCGCTCTGATATTACCGAAACAAATGGTGGTACAGTCATGGGAATACTGAAAGGAAAAGATTGGCCAGTCGGTGAACCTGCAGGTATCAAGGTAGTCAATGATGATGCTGGGACTGCTCAGAGTGGAAAATCGCCGAATTGTATCATGACGACTTCATATTTGGATGAAGTTGATAGTGGTACAGGCGAGAGTGGATATCTAGATATTTATGATAAAAACCCAGATGGTATTGCTGTTCCTACGGTCTGTTCAAGTCCTTTCCAATCTCATAAAAGGTTTAAGATCAATATGCAGCCAGCATCAGTTTTTGCTTTTGATGAATTTACTAGATATGGTAAGCCTATTGATCTTGTTTTTAACCTTGATACTGAAGATAACAGTACAGCAGCTAGAAGATACCAGGTATTTTCAAAGATCAATAACTATACGGACATGAGACTGGATGGTTACATGATTGAACTGTTGGATGAAAATGGAACAAAAGTAACCGCTGACAATAAAATAAAATTTTCATTGGATATAAGTACAAAAGAGTCTGACGAGAGCGGATATGAAGCTGTATTCGCACATGGTTTGTGGGGACCAAAAGATACAAAACATGAACCACCTCATTTTGAAACAGATGGTTTCTTTAGCAGTGTAAGAGCAGGTTTTGTTCAAGAAGGGAACGATACTCAGGAACTAATAGGTGGACCAGATACACTGGGTAGTAACTATGTAGATCTCTTTGGCATTTGGTTGCCATCCAAATGGGTACCGTATGGTATCTTCTGGGATGATGATAATGATCCGACAACCGATGCTGAACTTGTAGCGTTTTGGGGTACAACACCAGTAGAAGCAAATGATCCAAACGCAGTTCCTGCTTGGCATAAAGGACAGGCTGATGGATGGGCTGAACCTTCAGCAGAAGAGTTGCTTACATGGATGGCTGATCCGCTCTATAGCCTAGGTAAGATTGAAGATACTCTGAACTTGGGACCAAATTATGTAGTGGAAGTTGGACAAAATAGTACAATTGGTAAGACATTTACTATTCGTATTACTCCACGAGTTGCCCCAGACGCTAATCAGACAGCGCCAAGTTATATTGATGCAAATGGTGACTATATCATGCCACCAACTGATTACAATGGTACAGTAGCAAAGCTTGTCATTAGCCCGGCACCAGAGTTTACTATAGGTGCAGATCTATCTGTGGGTGTTGCAGATACTAATGTAACTGGAGCTTCTCCTGATGTAAACGATACGATAGTTGTTGTCATTACAGCAGACAGTGGTGATGAAGAAAACTTAACACTCACAGAGACAGATGTGAACAGCTCTATATTTGTGGGATCTATTGGAACTGATGCGAACAGTGTTACGGCAGATGGAACTGTAAATGTAGTGAATGGTACTGTTGTAACAGCGACATATGGAGCATTAACCGCAACAACTACAGCAACAGATGGAACAACGGTCACACCTCCTCCTTCAGATGATCTTAACCCGAGCAGTGGTGGTGGAGGTTGTACATACAACCCTAACAGTAAGAACTTTGATATGATGTTCCTAGTGATGATGGCTCTTGGACTTCTCTATCCATTCAGAAGAAGATTTATCAAATAATATTCTCTGTGAATAAAATACACAAACAATTTGGAGCGGCTGTCCTGGCTGCTCCACTATTTGTACTTCTTCATAACACTATATTTCAACAACAACTACTTGATCTGCAGTTAGTCTCTTTTGATATGAGATCACTTTTATTTCTGATAATTTTTTATCCGGTAGTGGAGGAGTTGGCTTTTCGTGGAGTGATCCAGGAGTACATAGCTGCGAAGACAAAAGAATATCCATCTTTCTTTTATCTATCCATAGCGAACATTGTGACTTCACTGCTCTTTGTTGCAATGCATTTCGTACATCATACACCTCTCTGGGCAATGCTTGTGTTTATACCGTCTTTGGTCTTTGGGTATTTTAAAGAGCAGTACGGGCACATAGGTGCCAGTATCTTTCTTCACATGTTTTATAATGCGTGCTCTTTGTTTTTGATCTTGTAGATTAGATGCACATCGCCTGTTTGATCTTTTCCTGATTGAGCTTTTTGATGAGCTTTGTTGAGAGTTCACCGTAACGCTTTTCGTCAAGGTTAAGCTCAGTCTGAATCTCTGATTGTGGCACTTCATCTGCCCATGACCTTAAGAGTTTGAACTCTTTTTTAGTCAGTTTCACCTTGAGTACTTCAAGCAGCTCTTCTGGGTTCTTAAGAGGGTATACAAGCTTTTTTATGTGTTTTTCTATCTCTTCGTTTAGTGTTGACAATGTTTTTCCTATTTTGAAATTTGTAGTATGAGAAGGTATCCTATACCTGCAAGCAGTATGGTACCAAAAAGGTTAAGAGCCATGTTGGCAAAGGCATGCAGATAATGACCGGCTTCAAGTAAGAAGAAGCTCTCTATAGCAAAGGTAGAGTAGGTGGTCAGTGCACCGAGTATCCCTGTCACCAAAAAGGTTTTAACATGGGGAGTGAGTGAAGTGTTTAGATGGAAGTAAGCAAAAAGCATACCTATGATCAGACTTCCTATAAAATTGACTGCCAATGTCCCTAAGGGAAGTGCATGTACAAAATGCTTATTGACCGCTCCGTTGATCAGAAGTCTCAGTGTTGCCCCTATGGCACCACCGCTAGCGACTGCAATGATTGTTGCTAAACTCGTCATCTATAACCTTTTGCATATTTTCTCTCAGTGTATCAAACCACTCTTTGTCATTACTATCTACATTGAAACTAGGTAAAAAAGTATATTTTACAGTCCCACTGTGTGCTGTTCGGATATGTTCATTTAAGACCCATTTACTGCCTGTGATAACGATGGGTTGTATACGTAATCCCAGCTTCTCTGCTATGATCTTTGTTCCCGGTTTAAAAGGAAGTAGGGGTTGTGTATTTGTTCTTGTTCCTTCTGGGAATATCGCTACAGGACGATGCAATACTTCCTTAGACTCTTTTACATCTTTGATGAGTTTTATGAGTCCTGCTTTGTTTTGGCGATCCAGTGAGATCATCTCTCCATGACGTAAAAGATTACCGAACCATGGTGTTTCAAAAAGCTCTTTCTTCGCAACCCAGCGTAAATGGTTGTTCTGTAAAGCTTCAAGGCC from Sulfurovum xiamenensis includes:
- a CDS encoding lysophospholipid acyltransferase family protein, with translation MKIFATIRFYWGAFVISFNTAVFMIPALMLFGKYKSTIVHHINRLTLFMMGGRLAQEGTMDTTADMYVMNHQGIVDIIGLEALQNNHLRWVAKKELFETPWFGNLLRHGEMISLDRQNKAGLIKLIKDVKESKEVLHRPVAIFPEGTRTNTQPLLPFKPGTKIIAEKLGLRIQPIVITGSKWVLNEHIRTAHSGTVKYTFLPSFNVDSNDKEWFDTLRENMQKVIDDEFSNNHCSR